A single genomic interval of Acidovorax sp. 1608163 harbors:
- a CDS encoding choice-of-anchor U domain-containing protein, which translates to MRCTVLALALVLSAGALPSWSQQTKPVVQREFAGRENRFVAMPASDTSATFRAAAAGRQIAFENTGVLLQPRRSQAATAKTGTAQKTANEGGLRYSFEGSSGTIPQGARPSSTVYHWLVGDRSQWQIGLKSYGAVAYRGVWPGIDAIFAGDAGGFKYQFELVAGANPANVVWRVDGADSLSVQPDGSLQWRVGDEVLTDAAPVVYQPLGQGRSPVAARYQVEQTAARSWRVRFALAPHDPSKPLIIDPAWTGYSGLVGGNADDQVFAVAHDDNGNTFACGATESSSLLSGSSTVGARGADDAFLVKFDPKGVAQFVTYVGGTGDDACHGLALDDSGRIYLAGATHSLNFPTAGTDPNNRLRRSKTLQDRDAFVMRLGSNGTTVEYSGFIGGSEDDQANAIVVDGLGRAYVTGFSTCTTTSAAGCTTGAPAFPAFVGPSLSHGGDQLGTGGMDAFVARVAANGEGLEYAGFLGGDGGDEMGNALALLPDGRLAVAGATDSTAGLPTLTGPRTVLASRSQDAVDAFVAFVSADGASAQMQILTGSTPGNGEVGIDRALALMPDSNGGLLVAGETNSPNFPADNTGTRFLSGGPQSTANGSMDGFIVRLHPTAPFATYLGGSGYDYVAALAEDGSSLYATGATSVGSGFPVVAQSGIATARPGQQDGFLSKITLATPGTFVYSGFLGTNGADAMHALSATLVDTDTILSVGGVTTSGAAGLTNPTTSASNGTTAANGLVLRIDPFGPPHRIDVVSGATQSAPIGQPFSTPLQVKVFDIDSHALSNIVVTFGAPTSGPSATLDAGGSATTNASGIATLNATANMLTGTYNITAAAGGVQTSLALTNAKGSQATLTASASPTNITYNGTTTLSTSGGTGAGAVSYAVTAGASNCSVAGSAVTGTGVGPCTITATKASDANYLEATATVDINVSKANQASLTASASPSTIAFNGTATLDAIGGSSGGTVSFAVTAGANVCSVTGNLLTSLDVGSCTVTATRVGNALYNDVSAQVVVTVGRALQTGWTVSGAPSATISVNGTVTLTTSGGGGSGAVSLAITAGAASCSLSSNVVTGVTPGTCTVTATKAADAQYESASATVDIQVDQAAQAPLAATATPGAIPYLGTATLATTGGSGTGTVSFAVTTGAGQCQLNGNLLTGVGVGGCTVTATKAADLNYGAATATVGVLISKAAQPALSVSASPSSLVLNGRATLSTSGGAGAGLVNYAVTSGAGVCSVTGTTLTGLAVGVCEVTATKTGDANYEGASATAMVSVGKALQTITFSALGNKALGNPDFTVSATASSGLAVGFSTDTPLVCTVTGNTVSLSGMGTCRVIASQGGDLIYSVAAVVVQAFTVSPPPTAGPSVSGNTPSGPASAAISTPAWVFAEPGTGKFQNAGFMPLTGHPKSPSEPPPSGVSFPLGLFNLVAISGVPGSAFTVKLTYPTALPPGTQYWKFGPTPGNSTPHWYAFPGAVISGNTITLTVVDGQQGDDDLQANAVILDPGGPALVASTGGTGVAAIPTLSEWGKLALFMLMTALAWRVKRSSSRRRSAT; encoded by the coding sequence ATGCGTTGTACCGTTCTGGCCCTAGCCTTAGTGCTGTCTGCTGGCGCTCTGCCTTCTTGGTCGCAGCAGACCAAGCCTGTCGTACAGCGCGAGTTCGCCGGACGGGAGAACCGTTTCGTTGCCATGCCCGCCAGCGATACCTCGGCAACGTTTCGCGCAGCTGCTGCTGGGAGGCAAATTGCCTTTGAAAACACTGGCGTGCTGCTGCAGCCCCGCCGCAGCCAAGCCGCAACGGCAAAGACAGGAACAGCACAGAAGACGGCAAACGAAGGCGGCCTGCGGTACAGCTTCGAGGGCTCATCAGGCACCATACCGCAGGGTGCGCGACCTTCTTCCACCGTATACCACTGGCTGGTGGGCGATCGCTCACAATGGCAGATCGGTCTCAAGAGCTACGGTGCTGTGGCTTACCGCGGTGTATGGCCAGGCATCGATGCCATCTTTGCGGGCGATGCTGGCGGCTTCAAGTACCAGTTTGAACTGGTGGCAGGTGCGAACCCCGCCAATGTGGTTTGGCGAGTGGATGGGGCAGATAGTCTGAGCGTCCAGCCCGATGGTTCGCTACAGTGGCGCGTGGGCGATGAGGTATTGACCGATGCTGCACCCGTGGTTTACCAACCGCTGGGCCAAGGGCGCAGTCCCGTGGCTGCTCGCTACCAAGTGGAACAGACAGCCGCGCGCAGCTGGCGTGTGCGCTTTGCTCTTGCTCCGCACGACCCCAGCAAGCCGCTGATCATCGACCCGGCCTGGACGGGCTACTCAGGCCTAGTTGGCGGCAACGCTGACGATCAAGTGTTTGCAGTGGCGCACGATGACAACGGTAATACTTTTGCGTGCGGCGCGACCGAGTCTTCCAGCCTGTTATCTGGCTCAAGCACGGTGGGCGCCCGGGGTGCAGATGATGCTTTTTTGGTGAAATTCGACCCCAAGGGCGTAGCACAATTCGTAACGTATGTGGGGGGCACAGGCGACGATGCCTGTCACGGGCTGGCGCTGGATGACAGCGGACGCATCTACCTGGCGGGGGCGACGCATTCGCTCAACTTTCCCACCGCAGGCACAGACCCGAACAACCGCTTGCGACGTTCGAAAACCCTGCAGGATCGTGATGCCTTCGTGATGCGATTGGGCAGCAATGGCACCACGGTAGAGTATTCCGGCTTTATCGGTGGCTCCGAAGATGATCAGGCCAATGCTATCGTTGTAGATGGGTTAGGCCGCGCCTATGTAACCGGCTTCTCCACCTGCACCACTACGTCCGCCGCAGGCTGTACCACGGGTGCGCCAGCTTTCCCTGCTTTTGTGGGGCCTAGCCTAAGCCACGGCGGCGATCAGTTAGGCACAGGGGGTATGGATGCGTTTGTGGCGCGCGTGGCGGCCAACGGCGAGGGGCTGGAATATGCCGGCTTCCTTGGCGGCGATGGGGGCGACGAGATGGGCAACGCGCTGGCGCTACTACCGGATGGCCGGTTGGCTGTAGCAGGTGCCACGGACTCCACGGCAGGACTGCCGACCCTCACCGGACCGCGCACCGTGCTGGCCTCTCGCTCACAAGACGCGGTCGACGCGTTTGTGGCTTTTGTCTCAGCTGACGGAGCCAGCGCGCAGATGCAGATACTGACAGGCTCGACACCTGGCAACGGCGAGGTTGGCATTGACCGTGCCCTGGCGCTGATGCCGGATTCAAACGGAGGACTGCTGGTAGCAGGTGAAACCAATTCACCTAATTTTCCCGCTGACAACACAGGTACGCGATTCCTGTCGGGCGGCCCACAAAGCACCGCAAACGGAAGCATGGATGGCTTTATTGTCCGACTGCATCCCACCGCACCATTTGCTACGTACCTGGGTGGCTCAGGCTATGACTATGTTGCCGCATTAGCGGAAGACGGCAGCTCGCTTTACGCGACGGGAGCTACCAGTGTGGGCTCGGGTTTCCCGGTAGTGGCCCAGAGCGGCATTGCCACGGCGCGGCCGGGGCAACAGGACGGCTTCCTCAGCAAGATCACGCTGGCCACGCCGGGTACCTTTGTGTACTCAGGTTTTTTGGGCACAAACGGGGCCGATGCCATGCATGCGTTGTCCGCCACCTTGGTGGATACAGACACCATTCTTTCGGTCGGTGGGGTCACCACATCGGGCGCCGCAGGGCTAACGAATCCCACTACCAGCGCCTCCAACGGTACCACCGCAGCCAACGGACTGGTGTTGCGCATTGACCCCTTCGGCCCACCTCATCGTATTGATGTGGTTTCCGGCGCCACGCAATCTGCACCTATCGGTCAACCTTTTTCCACACCTCTACAGGTGAAGGTGTTTGACATCGACTCCCATGCACTATCCAACATCGTGGTTACCTTTGGTGCGCCGACCTCCGGGCCCTCGGCCACGCTGGACGCGGGTGGCTCGGCCACAACCAACGCGTCGGGGATCGCCACGCTGAACGCCACCGCCAACATGCTGACTGGCACCTACAACATCACGGCCGCAGCAGGCGGTGTACAGACATCGCTGGCTCTGACCAATGCAAAGGGCTCTCAAGCCACCCTGACAGCTTCGGCCAGTCCGACCAACATCACCTACAACGGAACAACAACACTATCCACCAGCGGGGGCACTGGCGCTGGTGCTGTCTCGTATGCGGTGACCGCAGGCGCATCCAATTGCTCCGTCGCGGGCAGTGCAGTCACAGGTACGGGGGTGGGCCCGTGCACCATCACGGCCACCAAGGCCTCCGATGCCAACTATCTGGAAGCCACTGCCACAGTGGATATCAACGTCAGCAAGGCCAACCAAGCGTCGTTGACTGCCTCAGCTTCGCCCTCCACCATCGCATTCAATGGCACAGCCACACTTGACGCTATCGGCGGTTCGAGCGGGGGCACCGTGAGCTTTGCGGTAACGGCAGGCGCAAACGTCTGTAGCGTGACAGGCAATTTACTGACCAGTCTGGACGTGGGCTCGTGCACCGTCACAGCCACCCGCGTTGGCAATGCGCTGTACAACGATGTTTCGGCGCAGGTGGTGGTCACGGTAGGCCGTGCGCTGCAGACCGGCTGGACCGTGAGCGGCGCCCCCTCTGCCACGATCTCCGTTAACGGAACAGTTACCCTGACCACTTCCGGTGGAGGCGGCTCCGGAGCGGTCAGCCTGGCCATCACAGCGGGCGCAGCCTCTTGCTCTCTATCGAGCAATGTAGTCACTGGCGTGACGCCCGGTACGTGCACGGTGACGGCCACAAAAGCTGCTGATGCGCAGTACGAGTCCGCATCAGCAACGGTGGATATCCAAGTCGATCAGGCTGCGCAGGCGCCACTGGCCGCTACCGCAACGCCGGGCGCTATCCCCTATCTGGGCACAGCCACGTTGGCCACAACGGGAGGATCGGGTACAGGGACGGTGAGCTTTGCCGTCACCACCGGGGCTGGGCAATGCCAGCTGAACGGAAACCTGTTGACGGGCGTCGGCGTCGGCGGATGCACCGTCACGGCCACAAAAGCAGCCGATCTCAACTATGGGGCAGCCACGGCCACGGTAGGCGTGCTGATCAGCAAAGCAGCCCAGCCTGCACTGTCAGTGTCGGCATCGCCCTCGTCCCTGGTACTCAATGGCCGTGCGACGTTGTCGACCTCCGGGGGCGCAGGTGCCGGCCTGGTGAATTACGCCGTGACAAGCGGTGCAGGTGTTTGCTCCGTGACAGGGACTACCCTGACTGGATTGGCCGTGGGCGTGTGCGAAGTCACAGCCACCAAGACCGGCGACGCAAACTATGAAGGTGCCTCAGCCACGGCGATGGTGTCGGTAGGCAAGGCACTGCAAACCATCACCTTTAGCGCACTGGGCAACAAGGCTCTGGGCAATCCCGACTTCACAGTGTCAGCAACTGCCAGCTCGGGGCTGGCTGTGGGCTTCAGCACAGACACGCCACTGGTATGCACAGTGACGGGCAACACCGTCAGTCTTTCGGGCATGGGCACCTGTCGAGTGATTGCATCGCAAGGCGGCGACCTAATCTACAGCGTTGCCGCAGTCGTAGTTCAAGCCTTCACCGTGTCGCCCCCGCCCACAGCAGGTCCATCGGTAAGTGGAAATACGCCCTCAGGCCCCGCATCAGCAGCCATCTCCACACCAGCCTGGGTATTTGCGGAGCCGGGTACAGGCAAATTCCAAAACGCTGGTTTTATGCCGCTCACGGGCCATCCAAAATCGCCTTCAGAGCCCCCTCCTTCTGGAGTTTCTTTTCCTCTAGGACTGTTCAATCTGGTAGCCATCAGTGGTGTCCCGGGCTCGGCGTTTACGGTGAAACTGACCTACCCCACTGCACTGCCGCCGGGAACCCAGTATTGGAAGTTCGGCCCTACACCTGGAAATTCCACACCGCACTGGTATGCGTTCCCTGGCGCAGTAATTTCGGGCAACACGATCACACTGACCGTCGTAGACGGCCAGCAAGGTGATGATGACTTGCAGGCAAATGCTGTCATTCTGGATCCGGGCGGACCCGCGCTCGTTGCCAGTACTGGCGGCACCGGAGTCGCTGCGATTCCAACACTGTCGGAATGGGGGAAACTGGCACTTTTCATGTTGATGACTGCGTTGGCTTGGCGTGTAAAGCGCTCAAGCTCACGTCGTAGGAGTGCAACCTGA
- a CDS encoding YkgJ family cysteine cluster protein: MRSPISIVDVDRLDTWSRYRAGLCETCAANCCTMPLEVQLSDLVRLGLVDAFEAEHEEPRHIAKRLQKARLIDHFNHKNVVFTMARRGSGDCNFLDPKTRLCTVYEQRPETCRLHPQKKSPKPGYCAYGRRGG; encoded by the coding sequence ATGCGCTCCCCCATCTCCATCGTCGACGTTGACCGCCTAGACACCTGGTCCCGCTACCGCGCGGGCCTGTGCGAGACCTGTGCGGCCAACTGCTGCACCATGCCGCTGGAGGTGCAGCTGTCTGACTTGGTGCGGCTGGGGCTGGTGGATGCGTTTGAGGCCGAGCATGAGGAGCCCCGGCACATTGCCAAGCGGCTGCAGAAGGCGCGGCTGATTGACCACTTCAACCACAAGAACGTGGTGTTCACCATGGCGCGACGGGGCAGTGGGGACTGCAATTTTCTCGACCCCAAAACCCGCCTGTGCACCGTGTACGAGCAGCGGCCCGAGACCTGTCGGCTGCACCCGCAAAAAAAGAGCCCCAAGCCGGGGTATTGCGCCTACGGGCGCCGGGGCGGTTGA
- a CDS encoding FMN-binding negative transcriptional regulator, which produces MANANRQFHVTDAPTLHALVRAQPLATLVMAHAGALHANHVPLFLDPTRGPHGTLVGHVARANGLWPLLPQQAVAIFHGPQAYISPSWYPSKAVDGKQVPTWNYAAVHAHGALTAVDDPARLRALLHTLSEQHEAHRPHPWRIDDAPPDYIEKLLRAIVGIELEVQRWEGLWKVSQNRTDEDRAGVVQGLLAEGTPAAEDMAALVLGRLMG; this is translated from the coding sequence ATGGCCAACGCCAACCGCCAGTTTCACGTGACCGATGCCCCCACCCTGCACGCGCTGGTGCGCGCGCAACCCTTGGCCACGTTGGTGATGGCGCATGCCGGGGCCCTGCACGCCAACCACGTGCCTTTGTTTCTGGACCCCACCCGTGGCCCGCATGGCACGCTGGTGGGCCATGTGGCGCGGGCCAATGGCTTGTGGCCGCTGCTGCCGCAGCAGGCCGTGGCCATCTTCCACGGGCCGCAGGCGTACATCTCGCCGTCGTGGTACCCGTCCAAAGCGGTGGATGGCAAGCAGGTGCCCACCTGGAACTACGCCGCCGTGCACGCCCATGGCGCGCTCACGGCGGTGGACGACCCGGCGCGCCTGCGCGCCCTGCTGCACACCCTGAGCGAGCAGCACGAAGCCCACCGTCCCCACCCGTGGCGCATCGACGATGCCCCGCCCGACTACATCGAAAAGCTGCTGCGCGCCATCGTCGGCATCGAGCTGGAGGTGCAACGCTGGGAAGGCCTGTGGAAGGTGAGCCAGAACCGCACCGACGAAGACCGCGCGGGCGTGGTGCAAGGCCTGCTGGCCGAAGGCACCCCAGCGGCCGAGGACATGGCGGCGCTGGTGCTGGGGCGGCTGATGGGGTGA
- a CDS encoding PLP-dependent aminotransferase family protein — MSVARANPAPSAVPSSATLRQQVYAQLRSAIEQGRWPAGMRLPPSRAHAGLLGVSRNTVLWAVQRLLAEGYVEARVGDGTYVAQALAKHGAGAPSSAPLHAPALVAPPRGLSRRGQLVADTAARWRPPLVAARAFRIGAPEVASFPFAVWDRLARQASQAQRAARAHYLDPAGDPDLRQAVAQWLWASRGIRCDAAQVVVCSGSQQGIDLIARLLLDVGDEVLVEDPGYPGIRASLLGHGALARPVPLDASGLCIAQGAAQWPAARMAVVTPTHQFPTGVRMDLPRRQALLQWARKHDAWVVEDDYDGEFQYGNAAQRVPALCSLPGSEQVLYVGTFSKTLHPGLRLGFVVVPPALVEAFAMARAITDRHAPGDTQAVLARFIAEGHLLRHLRRMRELYLHRQQLLIDTLAETSGGHWQLPPCDRGMHLLHEAPTGSDDEPLARSAQAAGVMLAPLSRYAINSPRRGWLLGYAGYGDEEIRTAARVVGALAGR, encoded by the coding sequence GTGTCCGTTGCCAGAGCCAATCCAGCGCCCAGTGCTGTGCCCTCGTCGGCCACCTTGCGCCAGCAGGTGTATGCGCAGCTGCGCAGCGCCATTGAACAGGGCCGCTGGCCTGCGGGCATGCGGCTACCGCCTTCGCGTGCGCATGCGGGGCTGCTGGGGGTGTCGCGCAACACGGTGCTGTGGGCCGTGCAGCGCCTGCTGGCTGAGGGCTATGTCGAAGCCCGCGTGGGCGATGGCACCTATGTGGCGCAGGCCCTGGCCAAGCACGGTGCCGGTGCGCCTTCCAGTGCACCACTGCATGCACCGGCGTTGGTGGCGCCACCCCGGGGCCTGTCGCGGCGCGGGCAGCTGGTGGCCGACACGGCGGCACGCTGGCGCCCGCCGCTGGTGGCCGCCAGGGCGTTTCGCATTGGCGCGCCCGAGGTGGCCAGCTTTCCGTTTGCCGTGTGGGACCGCCTGGCGCGCCAGGCCAGCCAGGCCCAGCGCGCCGCCCGCGCCCACTACCTGGACCCGGCGGGCGACCCTGACCTGCGCCAGGCCGTGGCGCAGTGGCTGTGGGCGTCGCGCGGCATTCGGTGCGATGCGGCGCAGGTGGTGGTGTGCTCGGGCTCACAGCAGGGCATTGATTTGATTGCGCGCCTGCTGCTGGACGTGGGCGACGAGGTGCTGGTGGAAGACCCCGGCTACCCCGGCATTCGCGCCAGCCTGCTGGGCCACGGCGCCCTGGCACGGCCCGTGCCGCTGGATGCCAGCGGCCTGTGCATTGCGCAGGGCGCTGCGCAGTGGCCTGCCGCACGCATGGCGGTGGTCACGCCCACGCACCAGTTCCCCACCGGCGTGCGCATGGATTTGCCGCGCCGCCAGGCCCTGTTGCAATGGGCGCGCAAGCACGATGCCTGGGTGGTGGAAGACGACTACGACGGCGAGTTCCAATACGGCAACGCCGCCCAGCGCGTGCCTGCGCTGTGCAGCCTGCCGGGGTCGGAGCAGGTGCTGTACGTGGGCACGTTTTCTAAAACCCTGCACCCGGGCCTGCGCCTGGGCTTTGTGGTGGTGCCGCCCGCGCTGGTCGAGGCGTTTGCCATGGCCCGCGCCATCACCGACCGGCACGCGCCGGGCGACACGCAGGCCGTGCTGGCCCGCTTCATTGCCGAAGGGCACCTGCTGCGCCACCTGCGCCGCATGCGCGAGCTGTACCTGCACCGCCAGCAGCTGCTGATTGACACCCTGGCCGAAACCAGCGGCGGCCACTGGCAACTGCCCCCGTGCGACCGGGGCATGCACCTGCTGCACGAAGCGCCCACAGGCAGCGATGACGAGCCCCTGGCCCGCAGCGCCCAGGCTGCGGGCGTGATGCTGGCCCCGCTCTCGCGCTACGCCATCAACTCGCCCCGGCGCGGCTGGCTGCTGGGCTACGCGGGCTATGGGGACGAAGAAATCCGCACGGCGGCGCGTGTGGTGGGGGCGCTGGCAGGGCGGTAG
- a CDS encoding phage tail protein has protein sequence MADPFVAEIRIVPFNFAPRGWAWCDGQLLPLSQNTALFSLLGTTYGGNGTSTFALPDLQGRAPLMPGQGPGLSLYDLGQTGGAETVSLLESEMPSHSHALHGGDPVGAPVAAPEGASLGSSPARSYISGVTASESMSLETASQTGGSQPHNNMPPYLTAYFIIALQGVFPPRT, from the coding sequence ATGGCTGACCCGTTTGTCGCGGAAATCCGCATCGTTCCTTTTAACTTTGCACCCAGAGGATGGGCGTGGTGTGATGGACAGCTTCTCCCCCTGTCACAGAACACTGCACTTTTCTCGCTGCTAGGTACAACCTATGGGGGCAATGGAACATCCACCTTTGCGCTGCCCGATTTGCAGGGGCGCGCTCCCTTGATGCCAGGGCAGGGTCCCGGTCTGTCTCTTTACGATCTCGGACAGACAGGGGGAGCGGAGACTGTCAGCCTTCTGGAATCGGAAATGCCTTCACACAGCCATGCGTTACATGGCGGTGATCCCGTGGGAGCCCCGGTAGCAGCCCCCGAAGGCGCAAGCCTGGGTTCATCGCCAGCGCGCAGTTATATCAGCGGCGTAACCGCTAGCGAATCAATGTCGTTAGAGACGGCCAGCCAGACCGGTGGAAGTCAACCGCATAACAACATGCCACCCTATTTGACTGCGTATTTCATCATTGCCTTGCAAGGTGTTTTCCCTCCGAGGACATAG
- a CDS encoding homoserine dehydrogenase, which produces MYRDPVQSLEPQSSPAVAVATRPLRVGMIGIGTVGAGTFRVLARNQAEIAGRAGRGIKLVMVCARSLARAMSVVGTDVALTNDPMQVATHPDVDVLVEAVGGTGPAREWVLAAIRAGKHVVTANKALLAVHGNEIFAAARQHGVAVAYEGAVAVSIPIVKALREGLTANRIEWVAGIINGTTNFILSKMRDEGLGFAEALSQAQALGYAEADPTFDIEGIDAAHKITLLAANAFGMPVRFADAQVEGITRLQGLDVACAEQLGYRIKLLGVARRRKDAAAGAEVDGVELRVQPALVPATHLLAHVNGSMNAVMVKGDAAGVTMFYGAGAGSEQTASAVIADLVDVARLEGTRAPQRVPHLGFHPQAMNEQLAVLPRAAVHTRHYLRVPVHTAQQVEAVGAWLAAQQVPVQRVELACEKALPAGSGPQVLVLTDAAPQATVDLAVHALAAHPAVAGPVVTLRVEVLEG; this is translated from the coding sequence ATGTACCGCGATCCAGTCCAGAGTCTTGAGCCCCAGTCCAGCCCCGCCGTTGCGGTGGCCACACGCCCACTGCGCGTGGGCATGATCGGGATTGGCACCGTGGGGGCTGGCACCTTCAGGGTGCTGGCGCGCAACCAGGCAGAGATTGCGGGCCGCGCCGGACGGGGCATCAAGCTGGTGATGGTGTGCGCGCGCAGCCTGGCGCGGGCGATGAGCGTGGTGGGCACCGATGTGGCGCTGACCAACGACCCAATGCAAGTCGCCACCCACCCCGATGTGGATGTGCTGGTGGAGGCCGTAGGCGGCACCGGCCCGGCGCGTGAATGGGTGCTGGCCGCCATCCGTGCGGGCAAGCATGTGGTCACGGCCAACAAGGCGCTGCTGGCGGTGCATGGCAACGAGATCTTTGCCGCCGCGCGCCAGCACGGCGTGGCCGTGGCGTACGAGGGTGCGGTGGCCGTGAGCATCCCCATCGTCAAAGCGCTGCGCGAGGGGCTGACGGCCAACCGCATTGAGTGGGTGGCTGGCATCATCAACGGCACCACGAATTTCATCCTGAGCAAGATGCGCGACGAGGGGCTGGGCTTTGCCGAGGCGCTGTCGCAAGCGCAGGCGCTGGGCTATGCCGAGGCGGACCCGACGTTTGACATCGAGGGCATCGACGCGGCCCACAAGATCACGCTGCTGGCGGCCAATGCGTTTGGCATGCCCGTGCGCTTTGCCGATGCGCAGGTGGAGGGCATCACCCGCCTGCAGGGGCTGGACGTGGCCTGTGCTGAGCAACTGGGCTATCGCATCAAGCTGCTGGGCGTGGCGCGGCGGCGCAAAGACGCGGCAGCGGGTGCGGAGGTGGACGGTGTGGAGCTGCGCGTGCAGCCGGCCCTGGTGCCCGCCACGCATTTGCTGGCGCATGTGAACGGCTCGATGAACGCGGTGATGGTCAAGGGCGATGCAGCCGGTGTGACGATGTTCTATGGCGCGGGGGCGGGGTCTGAGCAGACGGCATCGGCGGTGATTGCCGACCTGGTGGACGTGGCGCGCCTGGAGGGCACCCGGGCACCGCAGCGTGTGCCGCACCTGGGGTTCCATCCCCAGGCAATGAACGAGCAACTGGCCGTGCTGCCCCGCGCTGCCGTGCACACCCGCCACTACCTGCGCGTGCCGGTGCACACCGCCCAGCAGGTGGAGGCCGTGGGCGCCTGGCTGGCGGCGCAGCAGGTGCCCGTGCAGCGTGTGGAGCTGGCCTGCGAGAAGGCACTGCCCGCAGGCAGCGGGCCCCAGGTGCTGGTGCTGACCGATGCCGCCCCCCAAGCCACGGTGGACCTGGCCGTGCACGCGCTGGCCGCCCACCCAGCAGTGGCTGGGCCGGTGGTGACGCTGCGGGTGGAGGTGCTGGAAGGGTGA
- a CDS encoding phage tail protein, producing the protein MAEPFLSEIRIVSFVFAPKGWALCNGQLLPINQNQGLFSLLGTTFGGDGRVNFALPDFRGRIPIHVGGSHTLGERGGEQAHTLSVGELPTHTHVPKAATAVGRATAPAGNVFAASRGSYAASATATMQAASVASVGGSQAHLNMSPFLTLNFVIALQGIFPSPT; encoded by the coding sequence ATGGCAGAACCATTCCTTTCCGAGATCCGTATCGTCTCGTTCGTATTTGCGCCCAAAGGGTGGGCGCTTTGTAACGGACAGCTCTTGCCCATCAACCAGAACCAAGGGCTCTTCTCCCTCCTCGGCACCACTTTCGGTGGTGATGGGCGTGTGAATTTTGCGTTGCCAGATTTTCGTGGGCGCATCCCTATCCACGTAGGAGGAAGTCATACCCTAGGCGAGCGTGGCGGGGAACAGGCCCACACACTGTCGGTTGGCGAACTGCCCACCCACACCCACGTACCAAAGGCGGCTACAGCAGTAGGGCGCGCCACGGCCCCTGCGGGCAATGTGTTCGCGGCATCGCGCGGAAGCTACGCGGCATCGGCTACAGCCACCATGCAGGCGGCGAGCGTAGCGTCCGTTGGCGGATCGCAAGCCCACTTGAACATGTCCCCGTTCCTCACGCTCAATTTCGTGATCGCGTTGCAAGGTATCTTTCCTTCACCCACCTGA
- a CDS encoding OsmC family protein gives MAAPHTATVVWTRGTDDFLDKRYHRSHQWQFDGGATVAASSSPHVVPLPYSDAAAVDPEEAYIAALASCHMLWFLDIASRAGWRVNRYTDAAAGTMAKDAEGRLVVSHVQLHPVTVFDAAHAPTAAVLADLHHQAHAACFLANSVKTQIDCAPVLGVEAATTQGA, from the coding sequence ATGGCTGCACCGCACACCGCCACCGTCGTCTGGACCCGTGGCACCGATGACTTTCTGGACAAGCGCTACCACCGCAGCCACCAGTGGCAGTTTGATGGCGGCGCCACCGTAGCGGCATCATCGTCGCCGCATGTGGTGCCCCTGCCCTACTCAGACGCTGCAGCGGTGGACCCCGAAGAGGCCTACATCGCCGCCCTGGCCAGCTGCCACATGCTGTGGTTCTTGGACATTGCCAGCCGCGCGGGCTGGCGCGTGAACCGCTACACCGACGCCGCCGCAGGAACCATGGCCAAAGATGCCGAAGGCCGCCTGGTGGTGAGCCACGTGCAATTGCACCCTGTCACGGTGTTTGACGCTGCCCATGCGCCCACCGCCGCCGTGCTGGCCGACTTGCACCACCAGGCGCATGCGGCCTGCTTTCTGGCCAACTCGGTCAAGACGCAGATCGACTGCGCCCCGGTGCTGGGAGTAGAAGCCGCTACAACGCAAGGAGCCTGA
- a CDS encoding ATP-binding protein produces MPPKALPAIDPARCTGCGWCVAVCAPHVLSLQVQAQGTGIEPKAWGPKRSHLDDAAGCTGCALCAVRCPFDAIAMVRTGQPAVPDL; encoded by the coding sequence ATGCCTCCCAAAGCCCTGCCCGCCATTGACCCCGCCCGCTGCACGGGCTGCGGCTGGTGCGTGGCGGTGTGCGCGCCGCATGTGCTGTCGCTGCAAGTGCAGGCACAGGGCACGGGGATTGAGCCCAAAGCTTGGGGCCCCAAGCGTTCGCACCTGGACGATGCAGCGGGTTGCACGGGCTGTGCACTGTGCGCGGTGCGCTGCCCGTTTGATGCGATTGCAATGGTGCGCACCGGGCAGCCTGCGGTGCCTGATCTTTGA